The proteins below come from a single Megachile rotundata isolate GNS110a unplaced genomic scaffold, iyMegRotu1 scaffold0229, whole genome shotgun sequence genomic window:
- the LOC143266320 gene encoding uncharacterized protein LOC143266320 has protein sequence NNPELLPNMIKEKADHLSDLDIIDKSLQLKANDIRQEPPIPVERIIVTEKTAVETEKSVGNLVITFAPMIKNIVEEIKTLDESFQKKSGMLMKNDIASTAESIIPNTEERNTEMKEHFIDIQKNDNLINSDAIKKEESELAADAEAANIMAAERHEKLRKTLEKHKQEQLQMIQEQKEILKDLKEQKQEIERQKQKILKDTAEEPKENEEKLKISNVRKPVSHIKRNFTGLSSNNERQSLNRNKEINSGRISQAEFQGVKLNEQFKDAYNENFESKISESKDELRVPAKAKNISKKQSISLILNESSVLTKDINNKRINNDINDEKKTKELRVGVSNSNELPQGPILNALTKRMSQKSVSPNELNNNKENDKAADRIKGISQNMAPNSQDKTNWKTENQDTQYEYSLPIALQMRNQSNIDSAFVLSVNKSKENVQIIHRDILENHEREKRETDTINGTNTKVISDISNINNDGSTKNFSVKDDDREKCSKRNDHTNENLTSESKEKLNETPIKKDVVDASLIKTNVYLSEQEFANTVSIDSNILVRGEYAKLKQRDLKSMDTDEDYNI, from the exons AATAATCCTGAACTTCTTCCAAATATGATAAAag AGAAAGCAGATCACTTATCGGATTTGGATATTATTGACAAATCATTGCAGCTAAAGGCAAACGATATACGACAAGAACCACCGATTCCAGTTGAGCGTATAATTGTGACGGAAAAGACAGCAGTAGAAACAGAAAAATctgttggaaatttagtaatcacTTTTGCTCCAATGATTAAGAACATCGTAGAAGAGATAAAAACGTTGGATGAAAGTTTTCAGAAGAAATCGGGGATGTTAATGAAAAATGATATCGCATCCACGGCAGAATCTATCATTCCAAACACAGAAGAAAGAAATACGGAAATGAAAGAACATTTTATAGATATTCAAAAAAATGATAATCTTATCAATTCTGATGcaattaaaaaagaagaatcaGAGTTAGCTGCGGACGCAGAAGCTGCTAACATAATGGCTGCCGAGAGACACGAAAAACTGAGAAAAACTTTGGAAAAACACAAGCAAGAACAATTGCAAATGATACAAGAACAAAAGGAAATATTAAAGGATTTAAAAGAACAGAAACAAGAAATTGAAAGACAAAAGCAAAAAATACTGAAAGATACAGCAGAAGAGCCAAAGGAAAATgaggagaaattgaaaatttccaatgTCCGAAAGCCGGTTTCGCACATAAAAAGGAATTTTACGGGCTTAAGTAGTAATAACGAAAGACAATCTTTAAACAGAAATAAGGAAATCAACTCCGGTAGAATTTCTCAGGCAGAATTTCAGGGGGTAAAATTAAACGAACAGTTTAAAGACGCgtataatgaaaattttgaaagtaaaatttCCGAAAGTAAGGATGAATTACGCGTTCCTGCAaaagctaaaaatataagtaaGAAACAAAGCATTTCACTGATCTTAAACGAAAGTTCTGTCCTTACCAaagacataaataataaaagaatcaaTAACGACATAAACGATGAGAAGAAAACGAAAGAATTAAGGGTGGGAGTAAGTAATTCAAACGAATTACCGCAGGGACCTATTTTGAATGCTTTGACAAAACGGATGTCACAAAAGTCCGTTTCTCCTAacgaattaaataataataaagaaaatgataAAGCTGCGGACAGAATCAAAGGAATATCACAGAATATGGCTCCGAATTCGCAGGATAAAACAAATTGGAAGACTGAGAATCAAGACACGCAATACGAATATTCGTTGCCTATTGCATTGCAAATGCGAAATCAGTCGAATATCGATAGTGCGTTTGTTTTATCGGTAAATAAATCGAAGGAAAACGTCCAGATAATTCACAGAGACATATTGGAGAATCATGAACGCGAGAAACGAGAAACCGATACGATTAATGGAACTAATACCAAAGTTATAAGTGATATATCAAATATTAACAATGACGGTTCGACGAAGAATTTCTCTGTCAAAGATGATGATCGGGAAAAGTGTTCGAAAAGAAACGATCATACGAATGAAAACTTAACGAGTGAatcgaaagaaaaattaaacgaaACGCCGATTAAAAAGGATGTAGTCGATGCATCGTTGATTAAAACCAACGTGTACTTGTCAGAACAAGAATTTGCAAATACAGTTTCAATAGATTCGAATATTCTTGTAAGAGGAGAGTATGCAAAGTTAAAGCAAAGGGACTTAAAATCTATGGATACCGATGAAGATTACAATATTTAA